A stretch of the Rosa rugosa chromosome 5, drRosRugo1.1, whole genome shotgun sequence genome encodes the following:
- the LOC133710525 gene encoding VAN3-binding protein-like isoform X1, which translates to MTEQWRPDPAHSSLFRPPETPREPMEFLSRSWSVSALEVSKALAPPQGQLSKLNLNSDTTAIPEDLAGELEDAAAVSGNPFSFASSETSQLVMERIMSQSEVSPRTSGRLSHSSGPLNGSLTDSPPVSPSENDDVKYCRSSNHHLNNQYRAATNGGVTVAAGGKTVGRWLKDRREKKKEEARAHNAQLHAAVSVAGVASAIAAIAAATAATSGSGKDEQMAKTDMAVASAATLVAAQCVEAAEAMGAEREHLHSVVSSAVNVRSAGDIMTLTAGAATALRGAATLKARALKEVWNIAAVIPVEKGNAVTGNGGSNGNSNSSFSGELVPEENFLGICNRELLAKGCELLKRTRKGDLHWKIVSVYINRSSQVMLKMKSRHVAGTITKKKKNVVLEVITDMPAWPGRHLLEGGEHRRYFGLKTVLRGVVEFECRSQREYDIWTQGVSRLISIAAEKRNNRHRV; encoded by the exons ATGACCGAGCAGtggcgacccgacccggcccacTCCTCCCTCTTCCGTCCCCCGGAGACTCCCCGCGAGCCCATGGAGTTCCTCTCCCGCTCCTGGAGCGTCTCCGCTCTCGAAGTCTCCAAAGCCTTGGCTCCACCCCAGGGCCAGCTCTCCAAGCTCAACCTCAACTCTGACACCACCGCTATTCCCGAGGACTTGGCCGGCGAGTTGGAGGACGCCGCCGCCGTCTCCGGCAACCCATTTTCGTTCGCTTCTTCCGAGACTTCTCAGCTCGTCATGGAGCGTATCATGTCACAGTCG GAGGTGTCTCCCAGAACTTCAGGCAGGCTCTCTCACAGTAGTGGCCCTCTCAACGGTTCCCTAACCGACAGCCCGCCGGTCTCTCCTTCCGAAAACGATGACGTCAAG TATTGTCGCTCCAGCAATCACCACCTCAACAACCAATATAGAGCCGCCACGAACGGCGGAGTTACGGTGGCTGCGGGAGGTAAGACGGTGGGGAGGTGGCTGAAGGACaggagggagaagaagaaagaggaggcGAGGGCTCACAATGCACAGCTCCATGCTGCTGTGTCTGTCGCCGGGGTGGCTTCTGCCATTGCCGCCATTGCTGCCGCCACGGCAGCTACTTCCGGGTCTGGAAAAGACGAGCAGATGGCTAAAACCGACATGGCAGTGGCCTCTGCTGCCACGTTGGTAGCTGCTCAATGTGTGGAGGCGGCTGAGGCCATGGGTGCTGAAAGGGAGCACCTTCACTCGGTTGTTAGCTCCGCCGTGAATGTCAGGTCTGCCGGGGATATCATGACGCTTACCGCCGGTGCTGCAACAG CATTGCGTGGTGCAGCAACATTGAAGGCCAGGGCGTTGAAGGAAGTCTGGAACATTGCGGCGGTTATTCCTGTCGAAAAAGGGAATGCTGTAACTGGAAATGGAGGCAGTAATGGTAATTCTAACAGTAGCTTCAGTGGTGAACTTGTTCCTGAGGAGAATTTCTTAGGCATTTGCAATAGAGAATTATTAGCCAAAGGTTGTGAGCTCCTGAAGCGCACCCGCAAAG GAGATCTTCATTGGAAAATTGTTTCTGTTTATATCAACAGGAGCAGTCAG GttatgctgaagatgaagagCAGGCATGTTGCTGGGACCatcaccaaaaagaaaaaga ATGTGGTGCTGGAGGTGATTACAGATATGCCGGCCTGGCCCGGTCGCCACCTTCTCGAGGGTGGGGAGCACAGACGTTACTTTGGTCTGAAAACGGTTTTGCGTGGGGT
- the LOC133710525 gene encoding VAN3-binding protein-like isoform X2, whose amino-acid sequence MTEQWRPDPAHSSLFRPPETPREPMEFLSRSWSVSALEVSKALAPPQGQLSKLNLNSDTTAIPEDLAGELEDAAAVSGNPFSFASSETSQLVMERIMSQSYCRSSNHHLNNQYRAATNGGVTVAAGGKTVGRWLKDRREKKKEEARAHNAQLHAAVSVAGVASAIAAIAAATAATSGSGKDEQMAKTDMAVASAATLVAAQCVEAAEAMGAEREHLHSVVSSAVNVRSAGDIMTLTAGAATALRGAATLKARALKEVWNIAAVIPVEKGNAVTGNGGSNGNSNSSFSGELVPEENFLGICNRELLAKGCELLKRTRKGDLHWKIVSVYINRSSQVMLKMKSRHVAGTITKKKKNVVLEVITDMPAWPGRHLLEGGEHRRYFGLKTVLRGVVEFECRSQREYDIWTQGVSRLISIAAEKRNNRHRV is encoded by the exons ATGACCGAGCAGtggcgacccgacccggcccacTCCTCCCTCTTCCGTCCCCCGGAGACTCCCCGCGAGCCCATGGAGTTCCTCTCCCGCTCCTGGAGCGTCTCCGCTCTCGAAGTCTCCAAAGCCTTGGCTCCACCCCAGGGCCAGCTCTCCAAGCTCAACCTCAACTCTGACACCACCGCTATTCCCGAGGACTTGGCCGGCGAGTTGGAGGACGCCGCCGCCGTCTCCGGCAACCCATTTTCGTTCGCTTCTTCCGAGACTTCTCAGCTCGTCATGGAGCGTATCATGTCACAGTCG TATTGTCGCTCCAGCAATCACCACCTCAACAACCAATATAGAGCCGCCACGAACGGCGGAGTTACGGTGGCTGCGGGAGGTAAGACGGTGGGGAGGTGGCTGAAGGACaggagggagaagaagaaagaggaggcGAGGGCTCACAATGCACAGCTCCATGCTGCTGTGTCTGTCGCCGGGGTGGCTTCTGCCATTGCCGCCATTGCTGCCGCCACGGCAGCTACTTCCGGGTCTGGAAAAGACGAGCAGATGGCTAAAACCGACATGGCAGTGGCCTCTGCTGCCACGTTGGTAGCTGCTCAATGTGTGGAGGCGGCTGAGGCCATGGGTGCTGAAAGGGAGCACCTTCACTCGGTTGTTAGCTCCGCCGTGAATGTCAGGTCTGCCGGGGATATCATGACGCTTACCGCCGGTGCTGCAACAG CATTGCGTGGTGCAGCAACATTGAAGGCCAGGGCGTTGAAGGAAGTCTGGAACATTGCGGCGGTTATTCCTGTCGAAAAAGGGAATGCTGTAACTGGAAATGGAGGCAGTAATGGTAATTCTAACAGTAGCTTCAGTGGTGAACTTGTTCCTGAGGAGAATTTCTTAGGCATTTGCAATAGAGAATTATTAGCCAAAGGTTGTGAGCTCCTGAAGCGCACCCGCAAAG GAGATCTTCATTGGAAAATTGTTTCTGTTTATATCAACAGGAGCAGTCAG GttatgctgaagatgaagagCAGGCATGTTGCTGGGACCatcaccaaaaagaaaaaga ATGTGGTGCTGGAGGTGATTACAGATATGCCGGCCTGGCCCGGTCGCCACCTTCTCGAGGGTGGGGAGCACAGACGTTACTTTGGTCTGAAAACGGTTTTGCGTGGGGT
- the LOC133710525 gene encoding VAN3-binding protein-like isoform X3, producing the protein MTEQWRPDPAHSSLFRPPETPREPMEFLSRSWSVSALEVSKALAPPQGQLSKLNLNSDTTAIPEDLAGELEDAAAVSGNPFSFASSETSQLVMERIMSQSQEVSPRTSGRLSHSSGPLNGSLTDSPPVSPSENDDVKYCRSSNHHLNNQYRAATNGGVTVAAGGKTVGRWLKDRREKKKEEARAHNAQLHAAVSVAGVASAIAAIAAATAATSGSGKDEQMAKTDMAVASAATLVAAQCVEAAEAMGAEREHLHSVVSSAVNVRSAGDIMTLTAGAATALRGAATLKARALKEVWNIAAVIPVEKGNAVTGNGGSNGNSNSSFSGELVPEENFLGICNRELLAKGCELLKRTRKGDLHWKIVSVYINRSSQVMLKMKSRHVAGTITKKKKSE; encoded by the exons ATGACCGAGCAGtggcgacccgacccggcccacTCCTCCCTCTTCCGTCCCCCGGAGACTCCCCGCGAGCCCATGGAGTTCCTCTCCCGCTCCTGGAGCGTCTCCGCTCTCGAAGTCTCCAAAGCCTTGGCTCCACCCCAGGGCCAGCTCTCCAAGCTCAACCTCAACTCTGACACCACCGCTATTCCCGAGGACTTGGCCGGCGAGTTGGAGGACGCCGCCGCCGTCTCCGGCAACCCATTTTCGTTCGCTTCTTCCGAGACTTCTCAGCTCGTCATGGAGCGTATCATGTCACAGTCG CAGGAGGTGTCTCCCAGAACTTCAGGCAGGCTCTCTCACAGTAGTGGCCCTCTCAACGGTTCCCTAACCGACAGCCCGCCGGTCTCTCCTTCCGAAAACGATGACGTCAAG TATTGTCGCTCCAGCAATCACCACCTCAACAACCAATATAGAGCCGCCACGAACGGCGGAGTTACGGTGGCTGCGGGAGGTAAGACGGTGGGGAGGTGGCTGAAGGACaggagggagaagaagaaagaggaggcGAGGGCTCACAATGCACAGCTCCATGCTGCTGTGTCTGTCGCCGGGGTGGCTTCTGCCATTGCCGCCATTGCTGCCGCCACGGCAGCTACTTCCGGGTCTGGAAAAGACGAGCAGATGGCTAAAACCGACATGGCAGTGGCCTCTGCTGCCACGTTGGTAGCTGCTCAATGTGTGGAGGCGGCTGAGGCCATGGGTGCTGAAAGGGAGCACCTTCACTCGGTTGTTAGCTCCGCCGTGAATGTCAGGTCTGCCGGGGATATCATGACGCTTACCGCCGGTGCTGCAACAG CATTGCGTGGTGCAGCAACATTGAAGGCCAGGGCGTTGAAGGAAGTCTGGAACATTGCGGCGGTTATTCCTGTCGAAAAAGGGAATGCTGTAACTGGAAATGGAGGCAGTAATGGTAATTCTAACAGTAGCTTCAGTGGTGAACTTGTTCCTGAGGAGAATTTCTTAGGCATTTGCAATAGAGAATTATTAGCCAAAGGTTGTGAGCTCCTGAAGCGCACCCGCAAAG GAGATCTTCATTGGAAAATTGTTTCTGTTTATATCAACAGGAGCAGTCAG GttatgctgaagatgaagagCAGGCATGTTGCTGGGACCatcaccaaaaagaaaaagagtgagTGA